In Natranaerobius trueperi, a single window of DNA contains:
- a CDS encoding NAD-dependent epimerase/dehydratase family protein produces MTVLITGGAGFIGSNVSRLLLKEGYRVVILDDLSTGLIDNIPTEAIFYKRSVTEDLSDIFFDESPKWVIHMAAQVSVSKSLEAPDKDAKINLLGGLRVLQEAVRCGTKKVVYASSAAVYGNPVELPLKEEHVKNPLSPYGISKYTFESYLRSYYENFGLDYTVLRYANVYGPGQLPGADGGVVAVFLDAIKRDETLQIHGDGNQTRDFVYVEDAAMANLLALNHGSGEVFNIGYGSEISINELFQTIGRLTKMNLKYSYQDERPGDIKRSLFSSHKANEVLGFTARYSLTDGLTRTLKQEGLL; encoded by the coding sequence ATGACTGTACTGATTACAGGGGGAGCCGGCTTTATCGGTTCAAATGTTTCACGATTATTATTAAAAGAAGGTTACCGGGTTGTGATATTAGATGATCTTTCTACTGGGTTAATTGATAATATTCCAACAGAAGCAATTTTCTATAAAAGATCTGTTACAGAAGACTTATCTGATATATTTTTTGATGAATCACCTAAATGGGTAATTCATATGGCAGCTCAGGTAAGTGTAAGTAAATCTTTAGAAGCACCAGATAAAGATGCGAAGATTAACTTACTTGGTGGTTTACGTGTCTTACAAGAAGCAGTACGGTGTGGTACTAAAAAAGTAGTGTATGCTTCTAGCGCTGCAGTTTATGGTAACCCAGTTGAGTTACCATTAAAAGAAGAGCATGTTAAAAATCCATTATCACCTTATGGAATTAGTAAATATACCTTTGAAAGTTATTTAAGAAGTTATTATGAAAACTTTGGGTTAGATTATACAGTCCTACGTTATGCTAATGTTTATGGACCAGGGCAACTGCCAGGAGCAGATGGTGGTGTAGTAGCAGTATTTTTAGATGCAATAAAAAGAGATGAAACTTTACAGATACATGGTGATGGGAACCAAACTAGAGATTTTGTATATGTTGAAGATGCTGCTATGGCTAATTTACTTGCCCTAAATCATGGTAGTGGTGAAGTATTTAATATTGGTTATGGTAGTGAAATTTCTATTAATGAACTGTTTCAAACCATAGGTAGACTTACTAAAATGAACCTTAAGTATAGCTATCAAGATGAAAGGCCTGGAGATATCAAGCGTAGCCTTTTTAGTTCTCATAAAGCAAACGAAGTATTAGGGTTTACAGCTAGATATTCTCTCACTGATGGACTAACTAGAACTCTAAAACAAGAAGGGTTGTTGTAA